A region of the candidate division WOR-3 bacterium genome:
CAGCAACAGTCCCGCAATACCTCCTTTCCGGAAAAGATAACCAAGAGGTGCACCCATTATCAAAAAGACCAGACATGCCAAAGTCAGGGAAAATTTTTTATTCAGTTCGATCAGATAGCGCGCACGGTTGCGCAATTTACTACTCATTATGGAAAGTTTTTGTTCAATTTGGAATCGGAACACCTGAGTTCGTTCGATCGCACCTTGGGTATATTTATCTACTGCTGTAATACCCGTTTCATGGATTTCTTTTTTAATCTTTTCAATCTCTGCATCGATTGATTTTAAATTTTTTATCAGCTGAGTAAGATTTAATTCATCGTCACTCCGTGCCTTACGCTCTCTCCGGACGAAATCTGTGTTCTGGGGAATATTGATAACCTGTTTTTCAAATTTGGTCTTCTGATATTTAGTAGCCTCAAGCAATTGATGAATTTCACCATTATATAACACAAATTGCATGATATCTTCATCGCTGAGCGAATACAAATTACCATTAGGTGCGGTGATTATCATATTATTTCTCAAATCATAAATTGTTACATTGAAAATCTCGCCGGTTTTTTCAATCTTTTTTCCGATATAAATTGTATAACCGGGGAACTCATTGCTGAAGATACCGTCGGGTAATCTCACTGCTGGTCTTTTGCGTGCCACATCATACATGATATTGCGCGCCCGATGATTTGCCTCGGGCAAAAGGTAGTGATTGAAAAAAATTAAAAATATCATTATAATCACCACGAGGAATGCAGGGGTTTTTAAAATCTTCAGAAAAGAAACTCCGCTGGTCTTTAAAGCGAGTATTTCATTATCATGGCTCAAGCGGCCGAAACTCATCACGATGGCAATCAATAATGCCATAGGGGTAGTATAAGAGACGATAAGGGGCAAGTGATAAATAAGCACCTGCACCACAATATTCCCCGGCAAACCCTTACGCACAAATAAGTCAATCAGGCGAAAGAGTTGGTCCATCAGCAAAATGAAAGTAAGGGCAAAAATGGAGAAAAAAAATGGGGGGATGAATTCTTTTATGAAATAGCGTTCAATCAGGTGTTTCATTTTAAATATCCCAGGTTCTTAAGATTAATCAAAGCCCGCTGGAGAAAACTCAATGTGCCATAGGCCTGGGGATCGATTTCTGCATCAGGTTCTAAAATGCCGAACGAAACCAAACGGGAATAGGGATAATAAAGATAGGAATCGGGTCTGATATTCTTTACGTGCAGAAGTTTTTCGGGCTTCACAGGCGGTAAAAAACTATCCAGATAAAGTATTAATTGATAAATTTTTATTGTGTCATTTTCATATAATTTGCCATCGGCGCTCGGTTTTATAAATCCTTTTTTTATCGCAAAGCCTATTGGGTCATCTATCTTTTGCGCGGTGCAAATGCCGGTGAGTAATTCGGCAATACATCTTCGAGTGAGTGGTACTTCCCTATCAATTTTTTGCAGGGCTGACTTAGGAGCCCTCGAAAGCATCTCGGGGATTTTATAATATAGGCGCTGGTGCCGATAGTATTGATAAAGATTGAGATAGATAGCCGGATGGGGATTCTTTCGGCGTGCAAGTTTCTCAAGAATTTTGATGGCGGAAGGGTAGTTTCCTGTTTTTAGATAACAGTTATAGAGAAAAAAAAGTGTGGAATCCCCAGAAGGTGATTTTTGATAATGGCTTGTAAAATACTTAATTGCCTTCTCATAATCTTTTTGTTCATAACTGCGCACACCCTGCTGGTAGAGATTGGGTTTTGAAAATATACCGCAGGTGGTGGTTGTAAACAGCACGAGGATTAGCCATCTCATTTTTTATAAGAAATTGGTTAGTTTATAAGAGGTGAAATCCAAAAAAAGAATAGGAGCGGGCGACGGGATTTGAACCCGCGACCCTCGGCTTGGGAAGCCGATGCTCCACCGCTGAGCTACACCCGCATGGATAATAAACCGCATCGGAAAGA
Encoded here:
- a CDS encoding LptF/LptG family permease produces the protein MKHLIERYFIKEFIPPFFFSIFALTFILLMDQLFRLIDLFVRKGLPGNIVVQVLIYHLPLIVSYTTPMALLIAIVMSFGRLSHDNEILALKTSGVSFLKILKTPAFLVVIIMIFLIFFNHYLLPEANHRARNIMYDVARKRPAVRLPDGIFSNEFPGYTIYIGKKIEKTGEIFNVTIYDLRNNMIITAPNGNLYSLSDEDIMQFVLYNGEIHQLLEATKYQKTKFEKQVINIPQNTDFVRRERKARSDDELNLTQLIKNLKSIDAEIEKIKKEIHETGITAVDKYTQGAIERTQVFRFQIEQKLSIMSSKLRNRARYLIELNKKFSLTLACLVFLIMGAPLGYLFRKGGIAGLLLGILLFSGYYILFLTGEEFADRRNFSPFWAMWLPNIILLIPGLIMLYLAEYDHGIFFKRKHR
- a CDS encoding tetratricopeptide repeat protein is translated as MRWLILVLFTTTTCGIFSKPNLYQQGVRSYEQKDYEKAIKYFTSHYQKSPSGDSTLFFLYNCYLKTGNYPSAIKILEKLARRKNPHPAIYLNLYQYYRHQRLYYKIPEMLSRAPKSALQKIDREVPLTRRCIAELLTGICTAQKIDDPIGFAIKKGFIKPSADGKLYENDTIKIYQLILYLDSFLPPVKPEKLLHVKNIRPDSYLYYPYSRLVSFGILEPDAEIDPQAYGTLSFLQRALINLKNLGYLK